The window GGCATGGACAACTTGATTACAAAGCATACACCGGTTTCTTACTTCAACACAAATCTGGTTCCGAGATAATGAGAAGTCTAAAAAATCCACAACGCCTGATTGATTACTTTGAAAAATCATCCATACTAGAAATGAATCAAGAACTCACTCCCTCTCCTTCGAGTCCATCAGAATCGTAACAGTACAGTTGTATGCCATTGTTTAAAATTGAAAACTGACTAACGCGATGAGCAATTATCCTGACTTCGTTTCCGTTGACCCTGAGATCCGTTTTGGAAAACCGTGTATCAGAGGCACACGGATAACCTTAAATGAACTTTTAGATTGGATAAATGCGGGGATGTCTGATGAGGAAATTTTGGATGATCATAGAAGTCTGACACGGGAACAGATTCAAGCTGCTAGACGTTACAGTCTACGCTAGCGTCATGCCGAACTTGTTTCGGCATCTGTTTTCGCATTAGATTCTGAAACAAGTTCAGAATGACAATCACTCAACTCACTCCCTCTCCTTCGAATCCATCAGAATCGTAACGGGGCCATCGTTCACCAATTCCACATCCATCATGGCACCGAAGACGCCACTGGGAACGGGTTTCATCAGCATACTAGATAATTTGGTTTTGAATTGCTCATACATCGGTTCAGCCTGTTCTGGTCGTGCAGCTTTTATGTATGATGGACGGTTTCCCTTTTTGGTGCTGGCGTGCAAGGTAAATTGAGAAACCACCAAGGCTTCTCCACCGCTCTCTTCCAACGAAAGGTTCATGACGCCTTCTGCATCATTGAAAATGCGCATGCGGCAGACCTTCCCACACAACCATTCAATGTCTTCGGGCGTGTCGGCTGCTTCTATTCCCAATAGAATCAATACGCCAGCGCCTATGCTGCCAACCACGGTTTCATCGACCGTTACCGAAGCGCGTTTTACGCGCTGTAGAACCACTCTCATAATGCAATGATAAACATGTTTTCAGGCAGACGTTTATCCATTGGCAATTCCATATTTTTGAAGCAATGTCAAAACCCGGTGCCGACCAGCTTTCGCTTCCTCTTACGCAGTTCGCGATTGTTGATATTGAGACGACCGGAACCATCCACGATGGCAAGATCACGGAGATCGCCATCATCATTCATGATGGTATTCAGGAACTGGAACGCTTCACTACGCTACTCAATCCCGAACGGCCCATTGACCGCTATGTGGTGAAACTGACAGGCATTACCGATCAGATGGTGGCCGATGCGCCTTTGTTTGCCGAACATGCAGATCGCATTTTTGAGATGACGAAAGACCGCGTGTTTGTGGCGCACAACGTTTCGTTCGATTATGGTTTTCTGAAGAAAGAGTTTGCCCAACTGAAAACGGAATTCAAACGCGAAACCCTCGATACGATAGACATTTGCAGAAGGATCATTCCTGATCTTCCGTCCTATAGTTTAGGAAAACTCTGCGCCACATTGGGCATTGAGATGGACAGCCATCACCGTGCCTTGGACGACACGGCTGCAACTGCAATTCTATTCGAGCGTCTGTTCAAGAAAGATCCGACCACGGTTTTCAGTCGCATAAAACCCGACATGCCCGATGTGCGGATTCCGCCAAACCTGCCAGCATCAGAGCTCGAGAATCTGCCTTCTACCGTTGGTGTTTATTATATGTATGATGGCGATGAGCAGATCCTATATGTAGGCAAAAGCATCGACATCAAAAAGCGCGTACTCAGTCATTTTCATCCGAAGGAGAAGAAGAAATGGGCAGAACTATGGAAAGCGGTTCATACCATTTCGTTTGAAGAAACGGGTAGCGAATTGGTGGCTTTGCTCCTCGAATCGCAGGAGATAAAGAAGCTGCAACCGCCCATCAACTCATCGCAAAAACAACCGTATTTCCCCTACGGGATTTACGAACAGGCAGACGAAAACGGATACCTCTCTCTTTCCATTCAGCGCAAAAAGAAATTGGAGAACGATCCCTTGGTAGAAATAAGAAGTTATCACGAAGGGAAACGACTGTTGCTCAATCAGGCCAAAAAGCACGAGCTATGTCAATGTTTGCTCGGTCTTCATAACATCAGCGGCAATTGTTTCCATTATCAAATAAAGAACTGTCGAGGTTCTAAAATGGGGCTGGAAACACCCGATCAATACAACAAGCGATTGAATGCTGCCAAACGTTCATTGGGCATGACGATGGAAAATACCTTGGTAATCGGCACAGGCAGAACCCAAGAAGAATATTCACTGGTTCAGGTTGAAGACGGCAAATACGTTGGCTACGGCTTCATAGATAAAGAGGAAGCCAACCAACCGCTAGAGAATATCTTGGAATTTATTCGCAAGCAAAGCGATAATCCCGATACGCGCAAGATCATTCGCAGCTACTTGGCCAAAAACAAGCGCGACAAGCTGATTGAATACAAAAGAAATCCCGACCAAGGCCGGGATTTCTGAAGCTCGTCATTGCGAGGACGAAGGACGAAGCAATCTGTTTCTAGTATGAGGATTGCCGCGCTCGTTCCTCGCTCGCAATGACGCTAATCAGTATCCGTTGATGAATCTGTCTAACTCACGCACACTGCTTGAGAACCAGAACACATCGTTCACCACGTAGTAATTGGCTGGGTCTCCTACGAATTGGAACCCAAATTTGGCGATTTCCAATCTGCTCGATTCAAAACTCAGTAAGCGCATGATCTCTGCAATCTGATGCGATGAGGCACCGTTGGTTCTAATGACCTGCTTTGCCACACGTATCTGATCCGAATCGAACGATTGCAGTTCGATACTGCGAAGCGCACTCGCAAACACATCTGGATGCATTCCTATCATAACCGGAGCACAAACGATGGGCTCAATTGGTCGTTGGTGTTGTGGACGTTGACTTACAAAACCACCGTTTCCGTTGGCATTCGGAATCACAACTGTGCCGTTACCGCAATTTCCATCCCAGTAGCTTGGGCCGTTGTTGGCCAAAGGCTGCGCGCTCACTTTCATCCCATTCGGAGTGATAAATGCGGTTACATCTGAATGATGCGGAACGGAGATGCTACCTGCATAAACCACGCCTTGATCTCCCCAGTGAGAAGGTCGCATCACTTTTATCGGATATGTTCCTGGCGCCACCATTCCCATATTCAAAGCGTTGCCAGCTGTAGAATAAGACTGACCGTTGAACACGATGATCATGTTTGGTCGATGTCCAACCAGGTTGATGTGCAACTGAGATCCAGACGGCATTGCCGCCAAAAATCCAACAGCCAAAACCAGTGCTAAAGTTGTTGTAAGCGTTTTCATGGCGTTTAGTTTTAAAGGTTCATTGCTTGCATTCCAATTGGCGTGCCAAACCTTTTTGACCGTGTTCTTCAAGAACAAATGCCTCCCGATCAACAAAC of the Flavobacteriales bacterium genome contains:
- a CDS encoding DUF4476 domain-containing protein, which gives rise to MKTLTTTLALVLAVGFLAAMPSGSQLHINLVGHRPNMIIVFNGQSYSTAGNALNMGMVAPGTYPIKVMRPSHWGDQGVVYAGSISVPHHSDVTAFITPNGMKVSAQPLANNGPSYWDGNCGNGTVVIPNANGNGGFVSQRPQHQRPIEPIVCAPVMIGMHPDVFASALRSIELQSFDSDQIRVAKQVIRTNGASSHQIAEIMRLLSFESSRLEIAKFGFQFVGDPANYYVVNDVFWFSSSVRELDRFINGY
- a CDS encoding DUF433 domain-containing protein gives rise to the protein MSNYPDFVSVDPEIRFGKPCIRGTRITLNELLDWINAGMSDEEILDDHRSLTREQIQAARRYSLR
- the dtd gene encoding D-tyrosyl-tRNA(Tyr) deacylase, with product MRVVLQRVKRASVTVDETVVGSIGAGVLILLGIEAADTPEDIEWLCGKVCRMRIFNDAEGVMNLSLEESGGEALVVSQFTLHASTKKGNRPSYIKAARPEQAEPMYEQFKTKLSSMLMKPVPSGVFGAMMDVELVNDGPVTILMDSKERE
- a CDS encoding GIY-YIG nuclease family protein; this encodes MSKPGADQLSLPLTQFAIVDIETTGTIHDGKITEIAIIIHDGIQELERFTTLLNPERPIDRYVVKLTGITDQMVADAPLFAEHADRIFEMTKDRVFVAHNVSFDYGFLKKEFAQLKTEFKRETLDTIDICRRIIPDLPSYSLGKLCATLGIEMDSHHRALDDTAATAILFERLFKKDPTTVFSRIKPDMPDVRIPPNLPASELENLPSTVGVYYMYDGDEQILYVGKSIDIKKRVLSHFHPKEKKKWAELWKAVHTISFEETGSELVALLLESQEIKKLQPPINSSQKQPYFPYGIYEQADENGYLSLSIQRKKKLENDPLVEIRSYHEGKRLLLNQAKKHELCQCLLGLHNISGNCFHYQIKNCRGSKMGLETPDQYNKRLNAAKRSLGMTMENTLVIGTGRTQEEYSLVQVEDGKYVGYGFIDKEEANQPLENILEFIRKQSDNPDTRKIIRSYLAKNKRDKLIEYKRNPDQGRDF